The following proteins are encoded in a genomic region of Spirochaetota bacterium:
- a CDS encoding PAS domain S-box protein gives MGTPIRNKRIKISPNNTIKFEYSNKNIVYHDYYEYMSAPIVVFSTDYRIEYINKSAENFYSLDRNEYIGKTCYQLECKSTGVAGECPISEVLLKANPIDMKVSNHLGIVNCHIHAFPLTDGEGNILSIVVEDFSKIATANSQAIKLESRFRNTVELAADAILVINQDFIIEFANSAAVTMIDELYAEIIGVDFREFFHHEDVINFLYKVYNGDGRSDSLCYYSEKSVLFGKKNLHLVEMCVTKTEEAEDHKTMYVYLRNITEEKKLQNDLKQTNEFLWNLIESSVDGIIAANMKGNIIIFNDSAEKLLGYKKEEAINSVHITKIYRPGVAKEVMKMLRSEEYGGVGKMETIEWKAVSKDGEEIPCNLSAALIYDKDANEVASVGIFSDLRESKRMQKELEETHLKLVQSEKMSALGKLAAGIAHEINNPLGGIMMFANMMLEESDDVDDRKEDIKRIVSEAARCKNIVKGLLEFSRQTDYKMTLVDINRLLQQGMSLLENQVIFHNIKVVKDYDMNLPPVRCDSARINQVFINIILNAVDAMGKKGTFTLRTKYQKERGRVDIEFTDTGHGIPEEIIPKIFDPFFTTKEVGEGTGLGLSVSYGIIKDHGGIIEIRSRVGMGTTFTIKLPINE, from the coding sequence TTGGGAACACCAATAAGAAATAAAAGAATCAAAATATCTCCAAATAATACAATAAAATTTGAATATTCAAATAAAAATATAGTATATCACGATTACTATGAATATATGTCAGCCCCAATTGTGGTGTTTTCTACAGATTACCGCATTGAGTATATCAACAAATCCGCAGAAAATTTTTATTCCCTAGACCGAAATGAATATATTGGTAAAACGTGTTATCAATTAGAGTGTAAATCCACTGGAGTTGCTGGTGAATGCCCCATATCTGAGGTGTTACTAAAGGCAAATCCCATTGACATGAAGGTATCAAATCATCTTGGAATAGTGAATTGTCATATTCATGCCTTTCCATTAACGGATGGTGAGGGGAATATCCTATCAATTGTGGTTGAGGATTTTTCTAAAATAGCAACCGCTAACTCACAAGCCATAAAATTAGAATCGCGTTTTAGGAATACAGTAGAATTAGCGGCTGATGCAATTCTTGTAATTAATCAAGATTTTATTATCGAGTTTGCCAATTCTGCTGCTGTTACAATGATTGACGAATTGTATGCAGAGATAATAGGTGTAGATTTCAGGGAATTTTTCCATCATGAGGATGTAATTAATTTTCTTTATAAGGTTTATAATGGCGATGGTAGAAGCGATAGCCTCTGTTATTATTCCGAAAAAAGCGTACTTTTCGGCAAGAAAAATCTGCATCTTGTTGAGATGTGTGTAACGAAAACAGAAGAGGCTGAAGATCATAAAACGATGTATGTGTACCTTCGTAACATAACTGAGGAAAAAAAGCTGCAAAATGACCTCAAGCAGACGAATGAGTTCCTTTGGAATCTAATTGAAAGCTCTGTTGATGGCATTATCGCTGCAAATATGAAGGGGAATATTATTATATTTAATGATAGCGCTGAAAAACTTCTTGGTTATAAAAAGGAAGAGGCAATAAATAGCGTCCATATTACAAAGATATATCGTCCCGGTGTTGCAAAAGAGGTTATGAAGATGCTTAGAAGCGAGGAATATGGCGGGGTTGGCAAGATGGAGACAATCGAGTGGAAGGCAGTCAGCAAAGATGGAGAAGAAATTCCATGCAATTTATCAGCTGCACTAATATATGACAAGGACGCTAATGAGGTGGCCAGTGTTGGTATCTTCTCTGATTTGAGGGAGAGTAAACGGATGCAGAAAGAATTAGAGGAGACTCATCTAAAATTGGTGCAATCAGAAAAGATGTCAGCTCTAGGTAAACTTGCCGCGGGTATTGCTCATGAAATCAATAATCCCTTAGGCGGGATAATGATGTTTGCTAACATGATGCTCGAGGAATCGGATGATGTTGATGATAGGAAGGAGGATATTAAGCGAATCGTATCTGAAGCTGCAAGATGTAAGAATATTGTAAAGGGATTATTGGAATTTTCAAGACAGACTGATTATAAAATGACCTTGGTCGACATCAATCGGTTACTTCAGCAAGGCATGTCCCTTTTGGAAAATCAGGTTATTTTTCATAATATTAAGGTGGTTAAGGATTATGACATGAACCTGCCTCCTGTGAGATGTGATAGCGCAAGGATAAATCAGGTTTTTATCAATATTATACTGAATGCTGTAGATGCTATGGGTAAAAAGGGAACATTTACTCTGAGAACAAAATACCAGAAGGAGAGGGGGAGGGTTGATATAGAGTTTACTGATACTGGTCATGGAATACCGGAAGAAATAATACCAAAAATTTTCGACCCATTTTTCACAACAAAGGAGGTTGGTGAAGGAACGGGTTTAGGTCTCAGTGTATCATATGGGATAATCAAAGACCATGGAGGAATAATAGAAATTCGCAGCAGGGTTGGCATGGGGACTACATTTACAATTAAACTGCCTATAAATGAATAA
- a CDS encoding molybdenum cofactor guanylyltransferase, whose amino-acid sequence MLEKVPVYILSGGKSSRFGEDKAKVIYNNNPLIVHIAHSVETIAKKITVVADKADKYDYLGLRTIEDEIKDLGPISGLHRAISDMEEEGWLFLTSCDLLGIRDEWLNMLISAPRGEYQIVAFRGEFWETLFTLYHISVFNAVNDVISKGKYALWRIFNYVDCLALSYPDNWNESMNINRPTDLRKFGSLKKV is encoded by the coding sequence ATGCTAGAAAAAGTACCGGTTTACATCCTTTCTGGGGGCAAAAGTTCCCGTTTTGGAGAAGATAAAGCAAAAGTCATATATAATAATAATCCATTGATAGTACATATCGCACATTCAGTTGAAACTATTGCAAAAAAAATAACAGTTGTGGCAGATAAGGCTGACAAATACGATTATCTTGGATTAAGGACAATCGAAGATGAGATAAAGGATTTAGGCCCGATAAGCGGATTGCACAGAGCTATCTCAGATATGGAAGAAGAGGGATGGCTCTTTCTAACATCATGCGATCTTCTCGGTATTAGAGATGAATGGCTGAATATGCTTATATCTGCGCCTAGGGGTGAGTATCAAATAGTCGCCTTCCGTGGGGAATTTTGGGAGACCCTCTTTACTCTATACCATATATCAGTCTTCAATGCGGTTAATGATGTTATCTCCAAGGGGAAATATGCCCTATGGCGGATTTTCAACTATGTAGATTGCCTCGCCCTCTCATATCCGGATAATTGGAATGAATCCATGAATATCAATAGGCCTACTGATCTTAGAAAATTTGGCTCCCTGAAAAAGGTATAG
- a CDS encoding NifB/NifX family molybdenum-iron cluster-binding protein, with amino-acid sequence MMRIAVTAQDNGFNAYVDQRFGRAKCFAIIDIENREIRNIDNTQNLNAKEGAGIQAAQTIANNNASVLITGNIGPKAYRTLNSAGIEVYIGAKGTVEKAVESYLNGQLEKASSDLVDGGW; translated from the coding sequence ATGATGAGGATAGCAGTAACAGCACAGGACAATGGTTTTAATGCATATGTTGACCAAAGATTCGGGAGGGCAAAGTGTTTTGCAATTATTGATATTGAAAACCGTGAAATCAGAAATATTGATAATACGCAGAATCTCAATGCTAAGGAGGGTGCCGGTATTCAGGCAGCACAGACAATTGCTAATAATAATGCAAGCGTCCTTATAACAGGAAACATTGGCCCAAAGGCATATAGAACGCTGAATTCTGCTGGTATAGAAGTTTATATTGGAGCAAAGGGTACTGTGGAAAAGGCAGTTGAAAGCTATCTAAATGGACAATTAGAAAAAGCAAGTTCTGATCTTGTAGATGGTGGTTGGTAG
- a CDS encoding radical SAM protein, whose amino-acid sequence MINYEIPPFRPPSECNSLLLRATRNCPWRRCEFCNMYMGTKLEIRTVEEIKKDIESAKLLTDEIIDFARKSGRDDHIRYIARYNGISWLDEGVVKNIFIGDSDSLIMKTKDLAEVTSFLYEIYPYLERVTIYARAKTLFKKHLEELKILRRAGLTRLHVGLETGDDELLRYINKGATSEEMIIAGKKALKAGFELSEYVMIGLGGSERWEQHVLGSARVLNEINPHFIRLRTLNLMMAQNSPLYKKSQDGEFTVQSIVSLIKEVQELIERLDVTSQLIGNDFAMNYYMGDIDGILPNDKSKMMQSLDTAMKWFLSKEKKSSMLKSLNTSNPSTWE is encoded by the coding sequence ATGATCAACTATGAGATTCCTCCCTTTAGACCTCCTAGTGAATGCAACAGTCTCCTTCTAAGGGCAACACGGAACTGCCCTTGGAGAAGATGTGAATTCTGCAATATGTACATGGGTACTAAGTTGGAGATTAGAACAGTTGAGGAGATAAAAAAGGATATAGAATCAGCAAAATTATTAACCGATGAGATCATTGATTTCGCAAGAAAGAGTGGACGAGATGATCATATTAGATACATAGCCAGGTATAATGGTATTTCATGGCTTGATGAGGGGGTTGTAAAGAATATCTTTATTGGCGATTCGGACAGCCTAATAATGAAAACAAAGGATCTTGCAGAAGTCACATCATTCCTTTATGAGATCTATCCCTATTTGGAAAGAGTAACCATTTATGCCAGGGCAAAGACTCTATTCAAAAAACATTTAGAAGAGCTTAAAATTCTTAGAAGGGCAGGTTTAACACGCCTTCATGTTGGACTTGAGACCGGAGATGATGAACTGCTCAGATATATAAACAAGGGAGCAACATCTGAAGAGATGATCATTGCCGGCAAGAAGGCCTTGAAGGCTGGATTTGAGCTTTCAGAGTATGTGATGATTGGACTGGGAGGATCAGAAAGATGGGAACAGCATGTTCTTGGAAGCGCAAGGGTATTAAATGAGATAAATCCCCATTTTATTCGGCTAAGAACCCTTAACCTAATGATGGCTCAAAACTCACCACTCTATAAAAAAAGCCAAGATGGCGAGTTTACAGTTCAGTCAATAGTCTCCCTTATCAAGGAGGTGCAAGAACTCATAGAGAGACTCGACGTAACTTCGCAACTCATTGGGAATGATTTTGCAATGAATTATTATATGGGAGACATTGATGGAATTCTTCCAAATGATAAGTCAAAGATGATGCAGTCGCTCGATACTGCTATGAAGTGGTTTTTATCCAAGGAAAAGAAAAGCTCAATGTTGAAATCATTAAATACTTCAAATCCATCAACGTGGGAATAA
- the fsa gene encoding fructose-6-phosphate aldolase: protein MKFFIDTANVKEIREVNKLGILDGVTTNPTLVAKEGRDFKDNIREISEIVDGPISAEAVSLESDGMINEARELSKIHKNVVIKIPMTQEGLKAVNALSNEGIRTNVTLIFTPCQAILAAKAGASFVSPFVGRLDDIGEYGMGIVEEIVDIYNNYSFQTELIVASVRNPHHVKLAALMGAHIATIPYKVIIAMFKHNLTDIGIERFLRDWEGIPKEFTQVV from the coding sequence ATGAAGTTCTTTATTGATACTGCAAATGTGAAAGAGATACGAGAAGTAAATAAATTAGGAATATTAGATGGAGTTACCACTAATCCTACTCTAGTAGCCAAAGAGGGGAGAGATTTTAAAGATAATATTCGAGAGATAAGTGAAATAGTTGATGGCCCTATAAGTGCTGAAGCCGTCAGCCTGGAAAGTGATGGCATGATAAATGAGGCGCGAGAGCTTTCCAAAATCCATAAGAATGTTGTAATAAAGATCCCCATGACACAGGAAGGGCTTAAAGCTGTAAATGCATTGTCCAATGAAGGTATTAGGACAAATGTTACGCTCATCTTTACACCTTGTCAGGCTATTCTCGCAGCTAAGGCAGGGGCAAGCTTCGTTAGCCCATTCGTTGGTCGGCTTGATGACATTGGAGAATATGGGATGGGCATTGTTGAAGAGATAGTTGACATATATAATAACTATTCCTTTCAAACTGAACTAATAGTCGCCAGTGTCAGGAATCCTCATCATGTAAAATTAGCAGCGTTAATGGGCGCTCACATAGCAACAATACCATACAAGGTTATCATAGCTATGTTTAAGCATAATCTCACTGATATTGGCATTGAACGATTCCTAAGGGATTGGGAAGGGATTCCGAAAGAGTTCACACAAGTAGTATGA
- the rpiB gene encoding ribose 5-phosphate isomerase B: MSKRDRIIIGSDHGGFKLKEVIIEHLKGIGCSVDDLGCYSSESCDYPKIGSEVARRVGEENIRGILICGTGLGMSIVANRIPGIRAALCHDAYTAEMSRRHNDSNILVLGGRVTGESVAINIVDTWINTEFEGGRHQRRLDMIEKNNKY; encoded by the coding sequence ATGAGCAAAAGAGATAGAATAATTATTGGTAGTGATCATGGTGGATTTAAACTTAAAGAGGTTATTATCGAACATCTTAAGGGAATAGGATGCAGCGTTGATGATTTGGGTTGTTATTCCTCTGAATCCTGTGATTATCCTAAAATTGGGAGTGAGGTTGCGAGGAGGGTGGGTGAGGAAAATATAAGGGGAATTCTAATATGTGGAACTGGTTTGGGTATGAGCATTGTAGCAAACAGGATACCTGGGATTCGGGCGGCTCTTTGTCATGATGCATACACTGCTGAGATGTCCAGAAGACATAATGATTCTAATATCCTAGTACTTGGAGGGAGGGTTACGGGTGAAAGTGTTGCCATTAATATTGTAGACACATGGATCAACACGGAGTTTGAGGGTGGTCGTCATCAGAGGAGATTGGATATGATTGAAAAGAATAACAAATACTAG
- the mtnA gene encoding S-methyl-5-thioribose-1-phosphate isomerase, producing the protein MRVNGVHYRTIWMEDSTIHMINQPLLPHRFEIIEVNNLEALKDAINNMTIRGAGAIGAAGAYGIAQSALKSSDEDLFECIEMAANELRNTRPTAQNLFTAIDMMLDEVRGEEYPRKARMKSVEAAKRYAEMDALACKRIGEYGATLLKDGVRISTHCNAGWLAFVDWGTALSPIYYAAKEEGKRVFVYVDETRPRCQGSRLTAWELKHEDIPHTIIVDNVAGALMWQGEIDIVIVGADRIAKNGDIANKIGTYSSAVVAKENGIPFYVAAPVSTIDPNCPSGKSIPIEERDESETLYMFGNDEGGNISRIKISPDGCSALNIAFDITPAEYISGIITERGIFPASERGLAKILKEID; encoded by the coding sequence ATGAGAGTAAATGGTGTTCATTATAGAACCATATGGATGGAGGATTCAACCATCCATATGATAAATCAACCGCTCCTACCGCACCGATTTGAGATTATTGAGGTAAATAACCTGGAGGCTTTAAAAGACGCTATAAACAACATGACAATCCGCGGCGCGGGCGCAATTGGCGCTGCAGGCGCTTATGGTATAGCTCAGAGTGCGCTTAAGTCAAGCGATGAGGATCTATTTGAATGCATTGAGATGGCTGCTAATGAGTTAAGAAATACTAGACCTACTGCTCAAAACCTTTTTACAGCTATAGATATGATGTTAGATGAGGTGAGAGGGGAAGAGTATCCCCGGAAGGCGCGAATGAAATCCGTTGAGGCGGCAAAGAGGTATGCTGAAATGGATGCTTTGGCTTGCAAAAGAATAGGGGAATATGGAGCAACCCTATTAAAGGACGGCGTAAGAATATCCACTCATTGCAATGCCGGATGGCTTGCCTTTGTTGACTGGGGGACTGCTCTATCTCCAATATATTATGCAGCAAAGGAAGAGGGAAAAAGGGTTTTCGTATATGTGGATGAGACCAGACCAAGGTGCCAGGGATCGAGGTTAACCGCATGGGAACTTAAACATGAGGATATCCCACATACTATTATCGTTGATAATGTTGCAGGCGCCTTGATGTGGCAAGGGGAAATCGATATAGTTATTGTAGGGGCAGATAGGATAGCTAAAAATGGAGATATTGCCAATAAGATTGGCACATATTCTTCCGCTGTGGTTGCGAAGGAGAATGGCATCCCCTTTTATGTCGCAGCCCCAGTATCAACAATAGATCCAAATTGTCCTTCCGGGAAATCTATCCCAATTGAAGAGAGGGATGAGAGTGAGACTTTGTATATGTTTGGGAATGACGAGGGAGGGAATATTTCCAGGATAAAAATATCACCTGATGGGTGCAGCGCTCTCAATATTGCATTTGATATAACTCCTGCTGAGTATATTTCAGGTATAATCACTGAACGGGGCATATTCCCAGCAAGTGAGAGGGGATTAGCAAAGATATTAAAGGAAATCGACTAA
- a CDS encoding ribose-phosphate pyrophosphokinase: MTDRMKIFSGSSNQELSQRIAEYLGIKLSNIELRRFSDGEISVKIMENVREVDVFIIQSTCYPGNDHIIELLLMIDAAYRASARRITAVIPYFAYARQDRKVEPRVPISSKVISNIIQTTGANRVLTMDLHADQIQGFFDIPVDNLFGSAIAIDYFKEMNDDEKVVVSPDAGGVDRARFFAKRLKAGLAIIDKRREQANVSEVMHVIGDVDGKSCILVDDMIDTGGSISGAARALKDNGANRVYCYATHGILSGKAYEKLREAPFEEIVLTDTIPVDKIKQLSNMHILSVSKLFGEAIRRIHNGESVSSLFVQ, from the coding sequence ATGACAGATAGGATGAAAATCTTCTCTGGTAGCTCGAACCAAGAACTTTCGCAAAGGATTGCTGAATATCTTGGAATAAAACTATCGAATATTGAATTGAGACGATTTAGCGATGGTGAGATATCTGTAAAAATAATGGAAAATGTTCGTGAAGTGGATGTTTTTATTATTCAATCAACATGTTATCCTGGCAATGATCATATAATTGAACTACTTCTTATGATTGATGCTGCTTATAGGGCTTCTGCTCGACGTATTACTGCAGTAATACCATACTTTGCTTACGCTCGTCAGGATAGAAAAGTTGAACCCAGGGTTCCAATCTCTTCTAAGGTTATATCGAACATAATACAAACAACCGGAGCTAACCGGGTGCTCACTATGGATTTGCATGCTGATCAGATTCAGGGTTTTTTTGATATCCCTGTTGACAACCTTTTTGGTTCAGCGATTGCCATTGATTATTTTAAAGAAATGAATGATGATGAAAAGGTGGTAGTATCTCCCGATGCTGGTGGTGTTGACAGGGCTCGCTTTTTTGCAAAGCGTTTGAAGGCTGGTTTAGCGATTATTGATAAGCGGAGGGAACAGGCAAATGTCTCTGAAGTTATGCATGTAATAGGTGATGTTGATGGAAAGAGTTGTATACTGGTTGACGACATGATTGATACAGGCGGATCCATATCTGGTGCAGCACGGGCTTTAAAGGATAATGGTGCAAATCGAGTCTACTGCTACGCAACACATGGCATCCTCTCTGGAAAAGCATATGAAAAACTAAGGGAAGCCCCCTTTGAGGAGATTGTTCTAACAGATACAATACCAGTTGATAAAATAAAACAATTATCCAATATGCATATACTTTCAGTTTCCAAGTTATTTGGGGAGGCAATACGTAGAATTCACAATGGAGAATCAGTGAGTTCTCTATTTGTTCAATAA
- a CDS encoding SAM-dependent chlorinase/fluorinase: MKKSRIVTLTTDFGLSDPFVGMMKGVIANINPSVNIIDITHEIESHQIFEGAFVLFQSYKFFPSGTIHIAVVDPGVGGNRNKLIIKTNNYTFVVPDNGIASFIIDKEDVEIFEIYNRKYFLPEVSNTFHGRDIFAPVGAFLSKGIKPESIGEKTDKFNTISMPRVEIDKKRGIATVIYIDKFGNLITNIKNDLLDNIKAIYVNKGIINRVSIAYEDGSPGELLTIPGSLNFVEISMNQDNTAKKMKVKSGDRIYFDLK, from the coding sequence GTGAAAAAGAGTAGAATTGTGACATTGACAACGGATTTTGGATTAAGTGATCCCTTTGTAGGAATGATGAAGGGTGTTATTGCTAATATAAATCCATCCGTTAATATCATTGACATAACACATGAGATAGAGTCTCATCAAATATTTGAAGGGGCTTTTGTATTATTTCAATCATATAAATTCTTCCCTTCAGGCACAATTCATATTGCTGTAGTAGACCCGGGTGTTGGTGGGAATAGAAATAAACTGATAATTAAAACCAATAATTATACATTTGTTGTGCCAGATAATGGAATTGCTTCCTTTATAATTGACAAGGAGGATGTGGAAATCTTTGAAATTTATAATAGAAAATATTTTTTGCCTGAAGTTAGCAATACCTTTCATGGAAGGGATATATTCGCACCAGTGGGAGCATTTTTATCAAAAGGCATCAAGCCAGAGAGTATAGGGGAAAAAACAGATAAATTTAATACCATCAGCATGCCAAGGGTTGAGATCGACAAAAAGAGAGGGATAGCAACTGTAATTTATATTGATAAATTTGGAAATCTAATAACAAATATAAAAAATGATTTATTGGACAATATTAAAGCCATTTATGTTAATAAAGGGATTATTAATAGAGTAAGCATTGCTTATGAAGACGGATCCCCTGGTGAATTATTAACTATTCCAGGAAGTTTGAATTTTGTTGAGATATCAATGAATCAGGATAATACAGCAAAAAAAATGAAGGTTAAGAGTGGTGATAGAATATACTTTGATTTAAAGTAA